In one Grus americana isolate bGruAme1 chromosome 1, bGruAme1.mat, whole genome shotgun sequence genomic region, the following are encoded:
- the RINT1 gene encoding RAD50-interacting protein 1 isoform X1, whose protein sequence is MTTVAARKKEVTRDLDHCDIPYYVSEFVEREVGNDYDSLRKLDNLIDKLSENKKQLEEQVLTVSSEVPKRIQNALKNAEDSKKSLSRLLEEETLLSDSISSHLLKAQPWMEDLDVLISQVEEIERHLSYLKWISRIEELSDSIQQYLMTNNVPEAASTLAFMAELDIKLQESSCSHLLAFVRSTVKFWHKILKDKLSSDFEEVLTQLRWPFVGPPQSQAFGLAAPAIAADVYNNLEMLFCQLLKLQTSDELLTKPKQLPEKYSLPPSPPIILPIQIMLNPLQKRFKYHFTGNKQTNVLNKPEWYLTQVLMWIGNHAKFLDDKIQPILDKAGSSVNAGLEFSRALVMLILEKLAVDIPCLLYDDTLFCHLVDEVLLFERELYSVHGYLSSFPSCMHILSEESCFQRWLTVEKKFALQKMDSMLSSEAAWISQYKDITDVDEMKVPDCAETFMTLLLVITDRYKNLPTASRKLQFLGLQKELVDDFRIRLTQVMKEETRASLGFRYCAILNAVNYIATVLADWADNVFFLQLQQAELEVRAESNAVSKLQLGQLASMESSVFDEMINLLERLKHDMLTRQVDHVFREVKDAAKLYKKERWLSLPSQAEQAVMSLSSTACPMLLTLRDRLLQLEQQLCHSLFKIFWQMLAEKVDIYIYQEIIMANHFNEGGAAQLQFDMSRNLFPLFSHYCKRPENYFKHIKEACIILNLNVGSALLLKDVLQSASENETLKPNQPSPTAALNELGVYKLAQKDVEILLNLRASWPNTGK, encoded by the exons atgacaaccgttgctgctagaaagaaagaagtcaCTAGAGATCTAGATCATTGTGATATCCCATACTATGTTTCTGAATTTGTGGAAAGAGAAGTTGGAAATGACTATGATTCTCTGAGGAAGCTAGACAACCTTATTGATAAgctatctgaaaataaaaagcagttagAAGAACAg GTACTTACAGTTTCATCAGAAGTCCCTAAAAGAATTCAGAATGccttaaaaaatgcagaagattcTAAAAAGTCTCTGAGTCGGCTTCTAGAGGAAGAAACTCTTCTATCTGATTCAATCAGTAGCCACTTACTGAAAGCTCAGCCATGGATGGAGGATCTCGATGTACTGATTAGTCAAGTAGAAGAGATTGAACGACACCTGTCCTATCTTAAATGGATTTCACGAATAGAAGAGTTAAG TGATAGCATTCAGCAATATTTGATGACCAACAATGTTCCAGAGGCAGCCAGTACTCTGGCATTTATGGCAGAACTGGATATTAAACTTCAGGAGTCATCTTGTTCTCATCTTCTTGCTTTTGTGAGATCCACTGTTAAATTCTGGCATAAAATTCTTAAGGACAAATTGTCAAG TGACTTTGAAGAGGTACTAACCCAGCTCCGCTGGCCGTTTGTGGGGCCACCACAGTCTCAGGCATTTGGCCTTGCTGCACCAGCCATTGCTGCTGATGTATACAACAATTTGGAGATGTTGTTTTGTCAGCTCCTGAAACTGCAAACCTC AGATGAACTGTTAACCAAACCTAAACAATTGCCAGAAAAGTACTCTTTACCCCCATCGCCACCCATTATCCTTCCAATACAGATCATGCTGAATCCTCTTCAGAAAAGATTCAAATATCATTTCACtggaaataaacaaaccaatgttttaaacaag cCTGAGTGGTATTTAACACAAGTACTTATGTGGATTGGAAATCATGCAAAGTTCCTTGATGACAAAATCCAGCCAATACTGGACAAGGCAGGATCTTCAGTGAATGCTGGG cttgaaTTCTCTCGTGCTCTAGtaatgctgattttggagaaGCTGGCTGTCGATATTCCATGCCTGTTGTATGATGATACACTCTTCTGCCACCTTGTGGATGAGGTACTTCTATTTGAGAGAGAGTTATACAGCGTTCATGGTTATCTCAGCAGCTTTCCCAGTTGCATGCATATTCTGTCAGAAGAATCCTGCTTCCAAAGGTGGctaacagtggaaaaaaaat TTGCTCTTCAGAAAATGGACTCTATGCTTTCATCAGAGGCTGCATGGATATCGCAATACAAAGACATCACCGATGTAGATGAAATGAAAGTCCCAGACTGCGCTGAAACTTTTATGACTCTGTTGTTAGTAATAACAG ACAGGTACAAGAATCTTCCAACAGCTTCCAGAAAGCTACAGTTCCTGGGCCTACAGAAGGAGTTAGTTGATGATTTCAGGATACGATTAACTCAAGTAATGAAGGAAGAGACTAGAGCTTCCTTAGGATTCCGATACTGTGCAATCCTTAATGCTGTTAACTATATAGCAACAGTGTTGGCAGACTGGGCTGACAATGTG TTCTtcttgcagctgcagcaggccGAACTGGAGGTTCGTGCAGAAAGTAATGCTGTCAGTAAACTACAGCTAGGGCAGCTGGCTTCGATGGAGAGTTCTGTCTTTGATGAAATGATTAACCTCCTGGAACGCCTGAAACACGACATGCTGACTCGTCAAGTAGATCATGTCTTCAGAGAGGTCAAAGATGCTGCAAAGCTGTACAAAAAAGAGAG GTGGTTATCTTTACCATCTCAAGCAGAGCAAGCAGTAATGTCTTTATCGAGCACAGCTTGCCCAATGTTGCTGACCCTACGAGACCGCTTGCTACAACTAGAACAGCAACTCTGTCACTCACTGTTCAAAATTTTCTGGCAAATGCTTGCAGAGAAAGTggatatatacatatatcagGAA ATAATTATGGCAAATCATTTCAATGAAGGAGGAGCAGCACAACTCCAGTTTGACATGAGTAGAAATCTGTTCCCTTTATTTTCACACTACTGCAAGAGGCCAGAAAACTACTTCAAGCA CATAAAAGAAGCCTGCATTATCCTGAACCTGAACGTTGGCTCTGCCTTGCTTCTGAAGGATGTACTACAGTcagcttcagaaaatgaaacattaaagcCAAACCAGCCATCTCCAACAGCAGCGCTAAATGAACTTGGAGTTTATAAATTAGCTCAAAAGGATGTTGAGATTCTTCTCAATTTGAGAGCTAGTTGGCCAAATACGGGAAAATAA
- the RINT1 gene encoding RAD50-interacting protein 1 isoform X2 has translation MTTVAARKKEVTRDLDHCDIPYYVSEFVEREVGNDYDSLRKLDNLIDKLSENKKQLEEQVLTVSSEVPKRIQNALKNAEDSKKSLSRLLEEETLLSDSISSHLLKAQPWMEDLDVLISQVEEIERHLSYLKWISRIEELSDSIQQYLMTNNVPEAASTLAFMAELDIKLQESSCSHLLAFVRSTVKFWHKILKDKLSSDFEEVLTQLRWPFVGPPQSQAFGLAAPAIAADVYNNLEMLFCQLLKLQTSDELLTKPKQLPEKYSLPPSPPIILPIQIMLNPLQKRFKYHFTGNKQTNVLNKPEWYLTQVLMWIGNHAKFLDDKIQPILDKAGSSVNAGLEFSRALVMLILEKLAVDIPCLLYDDTLFCHLVDEVLLFERELYSVHGYLSSFPSCMHILSEESCFQRWLTVEKKFALQKMDSMLSSEAAWISQYKDITDVDEMKVPDCAETFMTLLLVITDRYKNLPTASRKLQFLGLQKELVDDFRIRLTQLQQAELEVRAESNAVSKLQLGQLASMESSVFDEMINLLERLKHDMLTRQVDHVFREVKDAAKLYKKERWLSLPSQAEQAVMSLSSTACPMLLTLRDRLLQLEQQLCHSLFKIFWQMLAEKVDIYIYQEIIMANHFNEGGAAQLQFDMSRNLFPLFSHYCKRPENYFKHIKEACIILNLNVGSALLLKDVLQSASENETLKPNQPSPTAALNELGVYKLAQKDVEILLNLRASWPNTGK, from the exons atgacaaccgttgctgctagaaagaaagaagtcaCTAGAGATCTAGATCATTGTGATATCCCATACTATGTTTCTGAATTTGTGGAAAGAGAAGTTGGAAATGACTATGATTCTCTGAGGAAGCTAGACAACCTTATTGATAAgctatctgaaaataaaaagcagttagAAGAACAg GTACTTACAGTTTCATCAGAAGTCCCTAAAAGAATTCAGAATGccttaaaaaatgcagaagattcTAAAAAGTCTCTGAGTCGGCTTCTAGAGGAAGAAACTCTTCTATCTGATTCAATCAGTAGCCACTTACTGAAAGCTCAGCCATGGATGGAGGATCTCGATGTACTGATTAGTCAAGTAGAAGAGATTGAACGACACCTGTCCTATCTTAAATGGATTTCACGAATAGAAGAGTTAAG TGATAGCATTCAGCAATATTTGATGACCAACAATGTTCCAGAGGCAGCCAGTACTCTGGCATTTATGGCAGAACTGGATATTAAACTTCAGGAGTCATCTTGTTCTCATCTTCTTGCTTTTGTGAGATCCACTGTTAAATTCTGGCATAAAATTCTTAAGGACAAATTGTCAAG TGACTTTGAAGAGGTACTAACCCAGCTCCGCTGGCCGTTTGTGGGGCCACCACAGTCTCAGGCATTTGGCCTTGCTGCACCAGCCATTGCTGCTGATGTATACAACAATTTGGAGATGTTGTTTTGTCAGCTCCTGAAACTGCAAACCTC AGATGAACTGTTAACCAAACCTAAACAATTGCCAGAAAAGTACTCTTTACCCCCATCGCCACCCATTATCCTTCCAATACAGATCATGCTGAATCCTCTTCAGAAAAGATTCAAATATCATTTCACtggaaataaacaaaccaatgttttaaacaag cCTGAGTGGTATTTAACACAAGTACTTATGTGGATTGGAAATCATGCAAAGTTCCTTGATGACAAAATCCAGCCAATACTGGACAAGGCAGGATCTTCAGTGAATGCTGGG cttgaaTTCTCTCGTGCTCTAGtaatgctgattttggagaaGCTGGCTGTCGATATTCCATGCCTGTTGTATGATGATACACTCTTCTGCCACCTTGTGGATGAGGTACTTCTATTTGAGAGAGAGTTATACAGCGTTCATGGTTATCTCAGCAGCTTTCCCAGTTGCATGCATATTCTGTCAGAAGAATCCTGCTTCCAAAGGTGGctaacagtggaaaaaaaat TTGCTCTTCAGAAAATGGACTCTATGCTTTCATCAGAGGCTGCATGGATATCGCAATACAAAGACATCACCGATGTAGATGAAATGAAAGTCCCAGACTGCGCTGAAACTTTTATGACTCTGTTGTTAGTAATAACAG ACAGGTACAAGAATCTTCCAACAGCTTCCAGAAAGCTACAGTTCCTGGGCCTACAGAAGGAGTTAGTTGATGATTTCAGGATACGATTAACTCAA ctgcagcaggccGAACTGGAGGTTCGTGCAGAAAGTAATGCTGTCAGTAAACTACAGCTAGGGCAGCTGGCTTCGATGGAGAGTTCTGTCTTTGATGAAATGATTAACCTCCTGGAACGCCTGAAACACGACATGCTGACTCGTCAAGTAGATCATGTCTTCAGAGAGGTCAAAGATGCTGCAAAGCTGTACAAAAAAGAGAG GTGGTTATCTTTACCATCTCAAGCAGAGCAAGCAGTAATGTCTTTATCGAGCACAGCTTGCCCAATGTTGCTGACCCTACGAGACCGCTTGCTACAACTAGAACAGCAACTCTGTCACTCACTGTTCAAAATTTTCTGGCAAATGCTTGCAGAGAAAGTggatatatacatatatcagGAA ATAATTATGGCAAATCATTTCAATGAAGGAGGAGCAGCACAACTCCAGTTTGACATGAGTAGAAATCTGTTCCCTTTATTTTCACACTACTGCAAGAGGCCAGAAAACTACTTCAAGCA CATAAAAGAAGCCTGCATTATCCTGAACCTGAACGTTGGCTCTGCCTTGCTTCTGAAGGATGTACTACAGTcagcttcagaaaatgaaacattaaagcCAAACCAGCCATCTCCAACAGCAGCGCTAAATGAACTTGGAGTTTATAAATTAGCTCAAAAGGATGTTGAGATTCTTCTCAATTTGAGAGCTAGTTGGCCAAATACGGGAAAATAA
- the EFCAB10 gene encoding EF-hand calcium-binding domain-containing protein 10 has protein sequence MAAGEQQSRDYLQRHRIPELLHRLAALLLYHRPERPREFLIQALERVKAGRRAEGEYPYLMDEANLAAMFELLDVVGQGHITPAQYREALKTLGLSTEDLQFGDYGNITLDVFREEVKKKMLESWAVY, from the exons ATGGCGGCGGGCGAGCAGCAAAGCCGCGACTACTTGCAGCGCCACCGGATCCCCGAGCTGCTCCACCGCCTCGCCGCGCTGCTGCTCTACCACCGCCCCG AAAGACCACGTGAGTTCCTGATCCAGGCGCTGGAAAGGGTGAAGGCTGGAAGACGAGCAGAGGGGGAGTACCCTTACCTGATGGACGAGGCCAACCTGGCCGCCATGTTCGAGTTGCTGGATGTTGTAGGCCAAGGCCACATAACACCAGCGCAGTACAGAGAAG CTCTTAAAACTTTGGGACTGAGCACTGAAGATCTGCAGTTTGGAGATTATGGGAATATCACACTGGATGTATTCAGGGAAGAAGT gaagaaaaagatgctggagagctgggctgtgtATTAG